In Plasmodium falciparum 3D7 genome assembly, chromosome: 13, the following are encoded in one genomic region:
- a CDS encoding Maf-like protein, putative, translating into MKEYSHIIGTGDLFKSEDRCWVLLASKSPRRIELMKLMGIKNLYICESGFEENLDKHIFSCAEDYVKENALNKGLNVVERVWFSNNTETEDITSNGIKDLDIKVKRENNSNHSNDYNKYEIMNINSKFEPLPKIIISCDTIVTLNNEIIEKPVNKQHAHDILKKLSSNVHSVFTAVCIFLYKKKIPITFIEKTQVYFDDLMEEDILQYINTKEPYDKAGAYSIQGVGSQFIKKIDGCYYNVMGLPINKLSKFLTKLYIDEEFSV; encoded by the coding sequence ATGAAGGAATATTCTCATATTATTGGAACGGGAGATTTGTTTAAGAGTGAGGATAGATGTTGGGTTCTTTTGGCTAGTAAATCGCCTCGAAGGATTGAATTAATGAAGTTAATgggtataaaaaatttatatatttgtgaatCAGGTTTCGAAGAAAATTTAGATAAGCATATTTTTTCTTGTGCTGAAGATTATGTTAAAGAAAATGCATTAAATAAGGGTTTGAATGTTGTTGAACGTGTATGGTTTTCTAATAATACAGAAACTGAAGATATAACTTCAAATGGTATCAAAGATTTAGATATCAAGGTAAAGAGAGAAAACAATAGTAACCATtcaaatgattataataaatatgaaataatgaACATAAATAGTAAGTTTGAACCATTAcctaaaattattatatcatgTGATACCATTGTAACactaaataatgaaataatagaAAAACCAGTAAATAAACAACATGCAcatgatattttaaaaaaattatcatcgAATGTTCATAGTGTATTTACTGctgtatgtatatttctatataaaaaaaaaatacccaTAACTTTTATTGAGAAAACACAAGTATATTTTGATGACTTAATGGAAGAAGATATTTTACAGTATATAAATACTAAAGAACCATATGATAAAGCAGGGGCATATTCTATACAAGGTGTCGGATCCcagtttataaaaaaaattgatggttgttattataatgttATGGGTTTGCCCATAAATAAATTGTCTAAATTTTTGACAAAGTTATACATAGATGAAGAGTTCTCcgtataa